The Megasphaera stantonii genome includes a window with the following:
- a CDS encoding TonB-dependent receptor plug domain-containing protein yields MTSHKTLLSLICLSLAGSIPVGAAATDADTDTIVVTADRYQPVLTAQALQEKQSNTAVITAEDLERNQYIDVQTALEQVNGVTVTEQVPGTSAYIRLNGDDRVLVLVDGQPITNPQSAAYGRGTVDLQTLPGVDHIERIEVTKGSGSVRYGSGAVGGVVNIITKRGGQNRTTLDVNTGSWGTHNYSLTTSGSSGNTSWYVTGSLGHRKYYQFNDDGYDTDESRGDYNKDSLTARIDQKLNDSSSLTFWAAHTNFQGHGSTFDDSDEQPGLQTITANKRIERLNNNYSLTYTFGEDGDTPGFIRYFNNYSKNLWTYHFHSRYQGVQAENSWKLGDHNVLTAGVEWTKDEGTNVSSGYIDKERTNRAVYLENVMTFGKLNITPGIRLDDNSEFGFHKTPRIAMNYQPNEKWNVYANWSRVFSAPKLNDLYYSNDKRGSYGNPFLEPEEGYTQNLGFSYQYDMKTSFNVNFFCSSLSNAIRWYRSDSTKEVKNLNKEEKRGIEISMNKTINDKWDYELGYSYIHTKIDEGDGKGMHGDESFNRPNGYHAGLHFHNKAWKVNMTMNAGTGRDDDYYMHGSYVTWDLGVSYDVTKDFTVYAQVNNLTNEGYDMYHDYPSAGRFWLAGAKYSF; encoded by the coding sequence ATGACATCACATAAAACGCTGCTTTCGCTGATCTGCTTGTCGCTGGCAGGAAGCATACCTGTCGGCGCGGCGGCAACGGACGCAGATACAGATACAATCGTCGTAACGGCCGATCGCTATCAGCCGGTGCTGACGGCCCAGGCGTTGCAGGAAAAACAGTCGAACACGGCGGTTATCACGGCGGAAGATTTGGAACGAAATCAATATATCGACGTGCAGACAGCGCTGGAACAGGTAAACGGCGTCACCGTGACGGAACAGGTGCCGGGAACGTCGGCCTATATCCGCCTGAACGGCGACGACCGGGTTCTCGTCCTCGTCGACGGCCAGCCGATTACCAATCCCCAGAGCGCCGCCTATGGCCGCGGCACCGTCGATTTGCAGACCTTGCCCGGCGTCGACCATATCGAACGGATTGAAGTGACCAAGGGCAGCGGGTCCGTCCGCTACGGCAGCGGCGCTGTCGGCGGCGTCGTCAACATCATTACGAAACGAGGCGGCCAAAACCGGACGACGCTGGACGTCAATACGGGCTCGTGGGGAACGCATAATTACTCCTTGACGACGAGCGGCTCCAGCGGCAATACGTCATGGTACGTCACGGGCAGCCTGGGCCATCGGAAGTATTACCAGTTCAACGACGACGGATACGATACGGATGAAAGCCGCGGCGATTACAATAAGGATTCCCTGACGGCCCGCATCGACCAGAAACTGAACGACAGCAGCTCCTTGACTTTTTGGGCTGCCCATACGAATTTTCAGGGCCATGGCTCGACCTTCGACGACTCCGATGAACAGCCGGGTTTGCAGACGATTACGGCCAACAAGCGGATTGAGCGGCTGAACAACAATTACAGCCTTACGTATACCTTTGGTGAAGACGGCGATACACCGGGCTTTATCCGCTATTTCAATAACTATTCCAAAAATCTTTGGACCTACCATTTCCATTCCCGCTACCAGGGTGTGCAGGCTGAAAACAGCTGGAAGCTGGGTGATCACAACGTGCTGACGGCCGGCGTAGAATGGACGAAGGATGAGGGAACTAATGTGTCCTCAGGATATATTGATAAAGAGCGGACAAACCGGGCCGTCTATTTGGAAAATGTTATGACTTTCGGTAAATTGAATATTACGCCGGGAATTCGTTTGGATGACAACAGTGAATTCGGTTTTCATAAGACGCCGCGTATTGCTATGAATTATCAGCCAAATGAAAAATGGAATGTATATGCTAACTGGAGCCGCGTTTTTTCCGCACCGAAACTCAATGACCTGTACTACAGTAATGACAAAAGGGGATCATACGGCAATCCGTTCTTGGAACCGGAGGAAGGATATACGCAAAACCTAGGTTTTAGTTATCAATACGATATGAAAACGTCGTTTAATGTCAACTTTTTCTGCAGCAGTCTTAGCAATGCTATCCGGTGGTATAGAAGCGATTCTACTAAGGAAGTGAAAAATCTTAATAAAGAAGAAAAACGCGGCATAGAAATTTCCATGAATAAGACTATCAACGACAAGTGGGATTATGAATTAGGATATTCTTATATTCATACGAAAATTGATGAAGGCGATGGCAAGGGAATGCATGGCGACGAATCGTTCAACCGTCCTAATGGCTATCACGCCGGCTTGCATTTCCACAACAAGGCTTGGAAGGTCAATATGACCATGAACGCCGGCACAGGCCGCGACGATGATTACTACATGCACGGCTCCTACGTGACGTGGGACCTCGGCGTAAGCTATGACGTTACGAAAGATTTTACCGTATACGCTCAGGTAAATAACCTGACCAACGAAGGGTACGACATGTACCACGATTACCCGTCGGCAGGGCGGTTCTGGCTGGCCGGGGCGAA
- a CDS encoding TonB family protein produces MRREDKDKRLALFVSLAVHGTLFVVLAAAGVFTFIQTRSQVEPIDVTVYNEDSMNNLPKLGGGDGAPTYEAPASPMPAIDESYTEEVQEQREVQKIMAETGVDAAQAKEIAAAHKTQSAAGQSPSSDRQGRGAGQGASGSGSESGSGGSAAGVPGGDGLRPATKARLVSVPDVNSYYPEELRRKNIGGTVTVHIVVSADGSVASASVSASSGYAAMDEAAVQIAYGCVYEPAQNSYGQAVASERELNIPFQIR; encoded by the coding sequence GTGAGGCGCGAGGACAAGGATAAGCGGCTGGCTCTGTTTGTCTCGCTGGCTGTCCATGGGACGCTGTTTGTCGTACTGGCGGCGGCTGGCGTGTTTACCTTTATCCAGACCCGTTCCCAGGTCGAGCCAATCGACGTGACGGTATATAATGAAGATTCGATGAACAACCTGCCGAAATTGGGCGGCGGAGACGGCGCCCCGACGTATGAAGCGCCGGCCAGCCCGATGCCGGCTATCGACGAGTCCTATACCGAAGAGGTGCAGGAACAGCGGGAGGTACAGAAAATCATGGCCGAGACGGGCGTCGACGCCGCCCAGGCTAAGGAAATCGCGGCGGCTCATAAAACGCAATCCGCGGCTGGGCAAAGCCCTTCGTCGGACAGACAGGGCCGCGGTGCAGGGCAGGGAGCGTCCGGTTCGGGGAGCGAGTCTGGCTCCGGCGGAAGCGCTGCCGGTGTTCCCGGCGGCGACGGACTGCGGCCGGCGACGAAAGCCCGCCTCGTATCGGTACCCGACGTGAATTCCTATTATCCGGAAGAACTGCGGCGGAAAAATATCGGCGGAACCGTGACGGTTCACATCGTCGTCAGTGCGGACGGCTCCGTTGCCAGCGCGTCGGTTTCTGCTTCGTCGGGATATGCGGCCATGGACGAGGCGGCCGTGCAGATCGCCTACGGCTGCGTGTACGAACCGGCGCAGAACAGCTACGGTCAGGCTGTAGCTTCGGAAAGAGAGCTGAATATTCCCTTTCAAATACGTTAA
- a CDS encoding ExbD/TolR family protein, whose translation MRLRDRRQFTKPEVMIIPMIDIMFFLLVFFMISTLYMVDLKTVGVDLPQAVHAEAQTKVNYVVTMKKDGTLWLEDKKISRGDLVRQAAEAQRRSGQFSVVIRADQGLDYGQVMALLDELKGAGVTHFGLAAESGGAK comes from the coding sequence ATGAGACTGCGGGACAGACGGCAATTTACGAAGCCGGAGGTCATGATTATCCCCATGATCGACATCATGTTTTTCCTCCTGGTTTTCTTTATGATCAGCACGCTGTACATGGTCGACTTGAAGACCGTCGGCGTCGATTTGCCCCAGGCCGTCCATGCCGAGGCTCAGACGAAGGTCAACTACGTCGTGACGATGAAAAAAGACGGGACGCTATGGCTGGAAGATAAGAAAATCAGCCGCGGTGATTTAGTGCGGCAGGCTGCCGAAGCGCAGCGCCGCAGCGGGCAGTTTTCCGTCGTCATCCGAGCCGATCAAGGATTGGATTACGGACAAGTCATGGCCCTGCTCGATGAGCTGAAGGGTGCAGGCGTTACCCATTTCGGCCTGGCTGCGGAAAGCGGCGGTGCGAAGTGA
- a CDS encoding MotA/TolQ/ExbB proton channel family protein, with protein sequence MESIAEGLQLFQRGGIVMYALLACSLFVVYVGVERWLFYQRMDAGKAFAQQFYTYMKLKKYDEACEAARRGQGGLALILSDAFACDDERRGAFVEVQSGVLLAKLRSRLYYLSVIVTMAPLLGLLGTISGMITSFSIFNVESGQAIAITGGVGEALVATAFGLCVAILALAVHAYFTQRLDRIITDMELCFSALELMPRKERERVS encoded by the coding sequence ATGGAATCCATAGCAGAAGGCCTGCAGTTGTTTCAAAGGGGCGGCATCGTCATGTACGCCCTGCTGGCCTGTTCGTTGTTTGTCGTGTACGTAGGTGTCGAGCGGTGGCTTTTTTATCAGCGCATGGACGCCGGGAAGGCTTTTGCCCAGCAATTTTACACGTACATGAAATTGAAAAAATATGACGAAGCCTGCGAAGCGGCCCGTCGGGGGCAGGGCGGTCTGGCTTTGATTTTGTCCGACGCCTTCGCTTGCGACGACGAGCGGCGCGGCGCTTTTGTCGAAGTGCAGTCGGGCGTATTGCTGGCCAAGCTGCGTAGCCGCTTGTATTATTTGAGCGTCATCGTCACCATGGCTCCCTTGCTGGGGCTTCTCGGGACGATCAGCGGCATGATTACGTCGTTCAGCATTTTCAACGTCGAATCGGGGCAGGCTATCGCTATTACGGGCGGCGTCGGCGAGGCTCTCGTGGCGACGGCCTTCGGGTTGTGCGTAGCCATTTTGGCTCTGGCCGTTCATGCCTATTTTACACAGCGCTTGGACCGCATCATCACGGATATGGAACTGTGTTTTTCTGCTCTTGAGCTGATGCCGCGCAAGGAACGGGAGCGAGTATCATGA
- the cas6f gene encoding type I-F CRISPR-associated endoribonuclease Cas6/Csy4 produces MQYYQEITLLPDEGSSVNFLWGKVFTAVHIALADLKNTQGITNIAVSFPEYGETSLGTKLRILAEDEHLLEMLNIKGVLRRFADYADIGKIKKIPYKKIKGYAVYSRYQPDSSVHQKARRYSQRHPDTSYEQALQIMKSKNRATQLPYIQMCSMTNHNPFRLFIKRTKAEPGEKNHFGSYGLSPHSAVPEF; encoded by the coding sequence ATGCAGTACTATCAGGAGATCACGCTGCTTCCTGATGAAGGCTCTTCTGTAAATTTTCTCTGGGGGAAAGTATTTACAGCAGTTCATATTGCTTTGGCAGATCTAAAAAATACGCAGGGAATTACGAATATTGCCGTATCTTTTCCAGAGTATGGAGAAACTTCATTAGGGACTAAGCTGCGGATTTTGGCAGAAGATGAACACCTATTGGAAATGTTGAATATAAAGGGTGTATTGCGGCGTTTTGCTGATTATGCTGATATTGGAAAGATAAAGAAAATACCATATAAAAAGATAAAAGGCTATGCTGTGTACAGCCGATATCAGCCAGACAGCTCCGTCCATCAAAAAGCAAGACGGTACAGCCAGCGCCATCCTGATACTTCCTATGAACAGGCTCTCCAGATTATGAAATCAAAGAATCGGGCGACGCAGCTGCCGTATATTCAGATGTGTAGCATGACGAACCACAATCCATTCCGATTGTTCATTAAACGGACGAAAGCTGAACCAGGAGAGAAAAATCATTTTGGCAGTTATGGATTGAGTCCTCATTCCGCAGTACCCGAATTTTAA
- the csy3 gene encoding type I-F CRISPR-associated protein Csy3 — translation MAKRDSVIASVLAFEKRMVPSDGYMYETQWDVRKAEKTPIRLAEKSVRGTISNRLKNAVKNDPAKLNAEVEKANLQTVDSASLSMECDTLKLCFTLKFLPVQQPSACNNEEHYQKINGMIQAYKDRYGFTELAKRYAFNIANGRFLWRNRVGAEQIEIIVTAKELESQWVFNAYDYSLRDFDDEDANILALANCIADALCGTKPYLFLDVEANVLLGRGQEVYPSEELVLDKKSEKSKILYAVNDTAAMHSQKLGNALRTIDTWYPEYDDVLRPIAIEPYGAVTNLGKAYRTGTSKKDFYTLFDKYSVGEALECEEDEHYVMAVLVRGGVFGQSGKE, via the coding sequence ATGGCAAAAAGAGATTCTGTTATCGCGTCTGTATTGGCCTTTGAAAAGCGGATGGTTCCTTCGGACGGATATATGTATGAAACGCAGTGGGATGTGAGGAAGGCGGAAAAAACTCCGATTCGCTTAGCAGAAAAATCGGTGCGGGGCACTATTTCCAATCGGCTGAAGAACGCCGTTAAAAATGACCCGGCAAAACTGAATGCAGAAGTAGAAAAAGCAAATTTGCAAACTGTAGACAGCGCTTCTTTATCTATGGAATGCGATACGTTAAAGCTTTGTTTTACACTGAAATTTTTGCCGGTGCAGCAGCCGTCAGCCTGTAATAATGAAGAACACTATCAGAAAATCAACGGCATGATCCAAGCTTATAAAGACCGTTACGGCTTTACCGAATTAGCGAAACGATATGCTTTCAATATTGCTAACGGACGGTTTTTGTGGAGAAATCGCGTCGGCGCAGAGCAAATAGAAATTATCGTGACGGCAAAAGAGCTGGAATCACAATGGGTATTTAATGCGTACGACTACAGCTTACGCGATTTTGACGATGAAGATGCCAATATCTTAGCTCTGGCAAACTGCATTGCCGACGCCTTGTGCGGCACTAAACCGTATCTTTTTCTTGATGTCGAAGCCAATGTGCTGCTGGGCCGTGGACAAGAAGTATATCCGAGCGAAGAATTAGTCCTCGACAAGAAGAGTGAAAAAAGCAAGATTTTATACGCCGTAAACGATACAGCGGCTATGCATTCTCAAAAGTTAGGCAATGCCTTGAGGACTATTGATACGTGGTATCCGGAATACGACGACGTCCTGCGTCCCATTGCGATAGAACCGTACGGCGCCGTTACGAATTTGGGGAAAGCCTATCGGACAGGCACGAGCAAGAAGGATTTTTATACCTTATTTGATAAATACTCTGTAGGAGAAGCGCTGGAATGTGAGGAAGACGAACACTATGTCATGGCCGTATTAGTGCGCGGCGGCGTCTTCGGACAAAGCGGAAAGGAATGA
- the csy2 gene encoding type I-F CRISPR-associated protein Csy2: MMKTYIVLPDVQIHNANAMSSTYTIGFPAMTAWLGAVHALQRNLSVWDPIFSDITFSKTAVVCHSCNLQVQKGYRNAIIGTANPLKKKGGAYERPPFIAEARVHVTVTLVIETSRVLPEYKERCEHAITMLLPTMKIASGDILKAGKAEIVYIDEEKDYGYKPLIAKMMPGYVLIERRDILEQEAAGSEDGLDTLLKFLRIHCHADSSSESDRTDWTYERAIPGWIIPISVGFKAISPLMQVSHQRDMTKPHRFAENIVTLGEFKMPYQFDDIDDMMWHYEYDEEQGLYICRNQKLQ; encoded by the coding sequence ATGATGAAGACGTATATCGTATTGCCTGATGTGCAGATTCACAATGCCAATGCGATGAGCAGCACCTATACCATTGGCTTTCCGGCAATGACAGCATGGCTGGGAGCTGTGCATGCTCTGCAGCGGAACCTATCGGTATGGGACCCCATTTTTTCAGATATTACATTTTCTAAAACGGCTGTTGTCTGCCATTCCTGTAATTTACAGGTTCAAAAAGGGTACAGAAACGCGATTATCGGGACGGCCAATCCGCTGAAAAAGAAAGGCGGAGCCTACGAACGGCCGCCGTTTATTGCCGAAGCACGAGTTCATGTGACTGTAACCTTGGTAATCGAAACGAGCCGGGTTCTTCCGGAATATAAGGAGCGATGTGAACATGCGATCACAATGCTGCTGCCAACTATGAAAATCGCTTCTGGAGATATTCTCAAAGCCGGTAAGGCAGAGATCGTATATATTGACGAGGAAAAAGACTATGGGTATAAGCCGCTTATTGCCAAGATGATGCCTGGATATGTGCTGATTGAACGGCGGGATATACTGGAGCAGGAAGCCGCTGGTTCCGAAGATGGGTTGGATACATTGCTGAAGTTTTTGAGGATTCATTGCCATGCCGATTCGTCATCCGAATCGGATCGTACGGATTGGACGTACGAAAGAGCAATACCCGGCTGGATTATTCCCATTTCTGTAGGATTTAAGGCGATATCGCCGCTGATGCAGGTATCTCATCAGAGAGATATGACAAAACCGCATCGCTTTGCCGAAAATATCGTTACGCTGGGCGAGTTTAAGATGCCGTATCAATTTGATGATATTGACGACATGATGTGGCACTATGAATACGATGAAGAACAGGGACTATATATTTGCAGAAATCAGAAGTTGCAGTAA
- a CDS encoding type I-F CRISPR-associated protein Csy1, whose protein sequence is MIMGILKTYIEEQAENKKLSVTEWMQKRIDEIPFCKIATHVGKFSHPDAKVTLYDTSDSPCKGYVATSNSAHDVDVSVNAAYMGTAKLLFDKLLDDGHNVFFHVVTGSSLVEEEFKALHLDEALYHIFKERILQCSQPSFPDTTDGLLKQVYFPIGGNAYHLLTVMPSSSVLLKLKGKVKQLDEHRKQCREAGADYDELWDLTAISFGGTKPQNISYLNSANGGTAYLLPSLPPVLSGRQVRKPKRNFFRESLSFRNYKYIFKELHVLFKEDRNNKQIRDAVRAYIDQLISQAMMTAYALRREGEGWSDDGAYASLPQHQKIWLDPHYALQRKEEEWREELSADFGRWVIRTYEYILKKESCTLGDGEMHFFKHKFRDELDKAVRCE, encoded by the coding sequence ATGATTATGGGAATTCTTAAGACGTACATAGAAGAACAGGCAGAAAACAAGAAGCTGTCAGTGACGGAATGGATGCAAAAACGGATAGATGAGATTCCCTTCTGCAAGATAGCTACGCATGTCGGAAAGTTTTCCCATCCAGATGCTAAAGTAACCCTATACGATACGTCTGATTCTCCTTGCAAAGGATATGTTGCTACGTCGAATTCGGCTCATGATGTAGATGTTTCTGTCAACGCCGCGTATATGGGGACAGCTAAATTATTGTTTGATAAACTTTTGGACGATGGTCATAATGTATTTTTTCATGTAGTAACAGGAAGCTCTTTGGTAGAAGAAGAATTTAAAGCTTTGCACCTAGACGAGGCATTGTATCATATCTTTAAAGAACGGATCCTGCAATGCAGTCAGCCGAGCTTCCCCGATACGACCGACGGACTGCTTAAGCAAGTATATTTTCCTATTGGGGGCAATGCCTATCACTTGCTGACGGTCATGCCGTCTTCCAGCGTATTGCTGAAACTGAAAGGAAAGGTTAAACAATTAGACGAACACCGGAAGCAGTGCCGTGAGGCTGGTGCTGATTATGATGAACTTTGGGATTTGACGGCTATTTCCTTCGGTGGGACAAAACCCCAGAATATCAGCTATTTAAACAGCGCCAACGGAGGAACGGCGTACTTGCTGCCCTCGCTGCCGCCTGTACTGTCTGGCCGGCAAGTGCGGAAACCTAAAAGGAATTTTTTTAGGGAATCCCTTTCATTTAGAAATTATAAGTACATATTTAAGGAACTTCATGTACTGTTTAAAGAGGACAGGAATAATAAGCAAATCCGCGACGCCGTAAGAGCGTATATAGATCAGCTTATTTCCCAGGCTATGATGACGGCCTATGCCCTTCGCCGCGAGGGTGAGGGATGGAGCGACGACGGAGCCTATGCGTCCTTGCCGCAGCATCAGAAAATTTGGCTAGATCCTCATTATGCGCTGCAGCGGAAAGAAGAAGAATGGCGTGAGGAGCTGAGTGCTGATTTTGGACGCTGGGTAATACGTACTTATGAATATATATTGAAGAAAGAAAGCTGCACCTTAGGGGATGGAGAAATGCACTTTTTTAAGCATAAGTTCAGAGATGAGCTGGATAAGGCGGTGAGATGCGAATGA